One window of Bacillus sp. THAF10 genomic DNA carries:
- a CDS encoding sigma-54-dependent Fis family transcriptional regulator: MGVKESLLTEEMMDTIIANAFEWIVVVNHEGHIIYMNDSYCKFIGVDNKKVIGMHVTEVIENTRMHEVVKNGKEELADLQYIKGNYMIANRVPIFDKEGNVIGAYGTVIFRDTSEWDKMNTHVKSMLGRIRNYLQEYEQQTGVKYTLEDIIGNSKLIKLLKDKVKQIAASDVSVLIRGESGTGKELFAHSIHQLSNRSQMPFIKLNCAAIPEHLLESELFGYEEGAFTGAKKGGKKGKFQLADGGTLFLDEIGDMSLPMQIKLLRALQEGEVEPIGATKPIQVNVRVIAATNRPLEKMMEEKRFREDLYYRIHVIPFEIPSLRERTEDIPMLVGHFIEKICKRTGRRISGVTEDALQSLSRYRWPGNIRELENVIQAAVHLSTGAKLSLEALPDYVTNAFALPLGSNTLKETLEDAEKQAIIQTLEKMQQDKYQTAKQLGISKSSLYEKIKKYQL, encoded by the coding sequence ATGGGAGTCAAAGAAAGCTTATTAACAGAAGAAATGATGGACACCATTATCGCTAATGCGTTTGAGTGGATTGTCGTTGTGAACCATGAGGGACATATCATATACATGAACGATAGCTACTGCAAATTTATTGGTGTGGATAATAAAAAAGTGATTGGTATGCATGTGACAGAAGTGATTGAAAACACGAGAATGCATGAAGTCGTGAAGAATGGGAAGGAAGAGCTTGCGGACCTTCAGTACATTAAGGGCAACTATATGATTGCCAATCGCGTTCCCATCTTTGATAAAGAAGGAAACGTCATTGGTGCCTATGGAACCGTTATTTTCCGCGACACAAGTGAATGGGACAAGATGAACACCCACGTTAAAAGCATGCTCGGCCGTATCCGTAATTACTTGCAGGAATATGAGCAGCAGACGGGTGTCAAATATACACTAGAAGATATTATCGGAAACTCCAAACTTATTAAGCTATTAAAAGACAAAGTTAAACAAATCGCAGCAAGCGATGTTTCCGTCTTAATACGTGGGGAAAGCGGGACAGGAAAGGAGCTTTTTGCCCATAGTATTCATCAGCTCAGTAACCGAAGCCAGATGCCATTTATCAAATTAAACTGTGCGGCCATTCCTGAACATTTATTGGAGTCCGAGCTTTTTGGTTATGAAGAAGGTGCCTTTACGGGAGCGAAAAAAGGTGGCAAAAAGGGGAAATTCCAGTTAGCGGATGGTGGCACACTATTTCTCGATGAGATTGGCGATATGTCCCTGCCTATGCAAATAAAACTATTGCGCGCACTCCAAGAAGGAGAAGTTGAACCGATTGGAGCTACCAAACCAATCCAAGTTAACGTACGGGTCATTGCAGCGACAAATCGACCACTAGAAAAGATGATGGAGGAAAAACGCTTCCGAGAAGATCTATACTATCGAATTCATGTTATCCCGTTTGAAATTCCTTCATTGCGAGAAAGAACCGAAGATATTCCTATGCTAGTAGGGCATTTTATTGAAAAAATATGCAAGCGAACAGGTCGAAGGATCTCAGGAGTAACCGAAGATGCATTGCAATCATTATCACGTTACCGATGGCCTGGAAATATACGGGAGCTTGAAAATGTCATACAAGCTGCTGTTCATCTTTCCACAGGTGCAAAGCTTTCTCTTGAGGCACTTCCTGACTATGTAACAAATGCCTTTGCTCTTCCTTTAGGCTCGAATACGCTAAAAGAAACATTGGAAGATGCAGAAAAACAAGCAATCATCCAAACACTAGAAAAAATGCAGCAAGACAAATATCAAACGGCCAAACAACTCGGAATTAGTAAATCAAGTCTTTATGAAAAGATAAAAAAATATCAACTCTAA
- a CDS encoding dihydroorotate dehydrogenase — MPDWSYHGIFSPILKKLPPKTSRELIHKSMNSIASLPFGLGYLIINFLGREESHPSLKRTTLGMEFANPIGLSGEIDPNLSGLRAFTHLGFGFLEIGPVRMTKNEEVCSPSIDYEKKRIQFSEETVDLETTKRMLQRLTKKQPIFACLEGTKSEVQIMALALEPFVNGFIVKSPEIYSLSDKPILLSTKSIAGSEPSKFDGIVLEESLGFDQLCQDVKTLRAKEFKGSILTSGGIIEPYQAIHLIEAGADLILLKEGYVFSGPGLPKRIKEGLLQKNNMEIQVQPGWFAYWLFGLFIIFGGLLALFFSLTSIILPYDEYFLAMKKEELWAFNERIMNFMAHDRMTLAGTMISGGIVYMQLAKHGVKKRLKWAKQAIDIAAILGFLGIFAFIGYGYFDWLHLLFWLILLPFYLYGFWKTTGINGTPTSFNLRNNRIWRIGIYGQLAFVLLGFSFVAGGIIISWIGVTSVFVSTDIQFICMPPEMLESFNQQLIPVIAHDRAGFGSALLSVGLLVLMLGLWGYQQGNNWVWWTFLIGGIPAFFAGIYIHFSIGYTTFIHLAPAYFALFLYIIGLSLSYKYLVQSK, encoded by the coding sequence ATGCCTGATTGGTCCTACCATGGGATTTTTTCTCCCATTTTAAAAAAACTACCACCAAAAACATCAAGAGAGCTTATTCATAAAAGCATGAATTCCATTGCTTCATTGCCATTTGGGTTAGGTTACCTCATCATTAATTTCTTAGGAAGAGAGGAGAGTCATCCTTCTCTAAAAAGGACAACACTTGGAATGGAATTTGCTAATCCCATTGGTCTATCTGGAGAAATTGATCCTAATCTTTCTGGCTTAAGGGCCTTTACTCACTTAGGTTTTGGTTTTTTAGAAATTGGTCCGGTAAGAATGACGAAAAATGAAGAAGTTTGCTCTCCAAGTATTGATTATGAAAAGAAACGAATTCAATTTTCTGAAGAAACGGTAGACCTAGAAACCACTAAAAGAATGTTACAGCGCCTAACCAAGAAACAGCCTATTTTCGCTTGCTTAGAAGGAACAAAAAGTGAAGTTCAGATAATGGCGTTAGCCTTAGAGCCCTTTGTGAATGGGTTTATTGTCAAATCTCCAGAGATCTACTCACTCTCAGATAAACCGATCCTTCTTTCTACAAAATCTATCGCGGGGAGTGAACCTTCAAAGTTTGATGGTATCGTGTTAGAGGAATCTCTAGGGTTTGATCAGCTATGTCAAGATGTGAAAACTTTACGGGCAAAAGAATTCAAGGGAAGTATTCTTACTTCTGGTGGAATCATTGAGCCTTATCAAGCAATTCATTTAATAGAAGCTGGAGCAGATTTAATTCTGTTAAAAGAAGGCTACGTGTTTTCTGGACCTGGACTTCCAAAACGAATAAAAGAAGGACTTTTACAGAAAAACAATATGGAAATACAAGTTCAGCCAGGATGGTTCGCTTATTGGTTATTTGGGTTATTTATTATATTTGGAGGATTGTTAGCTTTGTTTTTTAGCTTAACCTCTATCATTCTTCCATATGATGAGTATTTTTTGGCTATGAAAAAAGAAGAGCTTTGGGCTTTTAACGAACGAATAATGAATTTTATGGCACATGACCGAATGACACTTGCAGGAACGATGATTTCAGGTGGAATCGTCTATATGCAGCTAGCAAAGCATGGGGTAAAAAAGAGATTAAAGTGGGCAAAACAAGCCATTGATATCGCTGCAATCTTAGGATTTCTTGGGATTTTTGCATTTATTGGGTATGGTTATTTTGACTGGTTACATCTACTATTTTGGCTAATATTACTACCTTTTTATCTCTATGGGTTTTGGAAGACTACAGGCATTAATGGCACTCCGACGTCATTTAACCTTCGGAATAATCGGATATGGCGTATTGGAATCTATGGTCAACTAGCATTTGTACTTTTAGGGTTTTCGTTTGTAGCAGGTGGAATCATTATTTCTTGGATTGGCGTTACTTCTGTGTTTGTTTCTACAGATATACAATTTATTTGCATGCCCCCAGAGATGTTAGAAAGCTTTAATCAACAATTAATTCCAGTAATTGCTCATGATCGGGCTGGATTTGGGAGCGCCTTACTCAGTGTAGGACTGCTAGTATTAATGCTTGGATTATGGGGATATCAACAAGGAAACAATTGGGTATGGTGGACATTTCTAATCGGAGGTATCCCTGCTTTTTTTGCAGGTATTTACATACATTTTTCAATTGGCTATACAACGTTTATCCATTTGGCTCCTGCATATTTTGCCCTATTCCTATATATTATCGGGTTATCTCTTTCTTATAAGTACCTTGTTCAGAGCAAGTAA
- the htpG gene encoding molecular chaperone HtpG, translated as MKKEFQAESKRLLEMMINSIYSQREVFLRELISNASDAMDKIYYRALTDDSLTFDKDNYFVKVTRNKEARTLTITDTGIGMTKEELEANLGVIAKSGSLAFKKENEIKDGHDIIGQFGVGFYAAFMVADVVTVTSKALGNDEAFKWESEGADGYTLEPAEKDTVGTEIVLKIKENTEDENFDEYLEEYRLKAIIKKYSDFIRYPIKMDVTTSKPKADNEEELEEVTEEQTINSMVPIWRKNKSELTDEDYEKFYNEKHYGFDKPLKHLHISVDGTIRYNSILYIPESIPFDYYSKEFEKGLELYSSGVLIMNKCADLLPDHFSFVKGLVDSEDLSLNISREMLQQDRQLKFIAKNLAKKIKSALLSMLKDEREKYVTFFESFGRQLKYGVYADFGANKEQLQDLIMFYSSTEKKLVTLDEYVSRMKEDQKYIYYATGASKERIEKLPQTELVSDKGYEILYFTEDIDEFAIKMLMNYKEKEFKNVSSGDLGIDSEEDDKQTESEQEANKDLFEAMKEILADKVSAVKVSKRLKTHPVCLSSEGEVTIEMEKILSQMPDNQNVKANKVLEINTNHEVFASLKNAHEADREKLALYTNLLYSQALLIEGLPIEDPVEFTNDICKVMV; from the coding sequence ATGAAGAAAGAATTCCAAGCAGAATCAAAGAGACTCCTAGAAATGATGATCAACTCCATCTACTCTCAGCGTGAAGTATTTTTGCGTGAGCTTATTTCCAATGCAAGTGATGCAATGGATAAGATTTATTACCGTGCACTTACAGACGACTCTTTGACATTTGATAAGGACAACTACTTTGTAAAAGTAACACGAAACAAAGAGGCGAGAACACTAACGATTACAGATACTGGTATCGGAATGACGAAGGAAGAGCTAGAAGCAAACCTTGGGGTAATTGCAAAAAGTGGCTCCCTTGCTTTCAAAAAGGAAAACGAAATCAAAGATGGCCATGACATCATCGGCCAATTCGGCGTTGGTTTTTATGCAGCATTCATGGTGGCGGATGTTGTAACCGTCACTAGTAAAGCACTCGGTAATGACGAAGCATTTAAATGGGAGTCAGAAGGTGCAGATGGCTATACGTTGGAACCGGCTGAAAAAGATACGGTCGGAACGGAAATTGTACTGAAAATAAAAGAAAATACAGAGGATGAGAACTTTGATGAGTACTTAGAAGAGTACCGCTTAAAAGCAATCATCAAAAAGTATTCTGATTTTATCCGCTATCCAATCAAGATGGATGTGACAACCTCAAAACCAAAAGCGGATAACGAAGAGGAGCTTGAGGAAGTAACAGAAGAACAAACGATCAACAGCATGGTGCCGATCTGGCGTAAAAATAAATCGGAGCTTACAGACGAAGATTACGAGAAATTTTACAATGAAAAGCACTATGGTTTTGATAAGCCATTAAAGCATCTTCATATCAGTGTAGATGGGACAATTCGTTATAACTCCATCCTGTACATTCCAGAGAGTATTCCATTTGACTACTACTCAAAGGAATTTGAAAAAGGCTTAGAGCTATACTCAAGCGGTGTGCTGATTATGAATAAATGTGCGGATCTATTACCAGACCACTTCAGCTTTGTAAAAGGGTTGGTAGATTCTGAGGACCTTTCTTTAAACATTTCACGTGAAATGCTACAGCAGGATCGCCAATTGAAATTTATTGCCAAAAACCTTGCCAAGAAAATCAAGAGTGCCCTACTTAGCATGCTAAAGGATGAGCGTGAGAAGTATGTGACATTCTTTGAAAGCTTCGGTCGCCAGTTGAAATATGGCGTTTATGCTGATTTTGGTGCGAATAAAGAACAGCTACAGGATTTAATTATGTTCTACTCTTCTACTGAGAAGAAGCTAGTAACGTTAGACGAATACGTTTCTCGCATGAAAGAGGACCAAAAGTATATCTACTACGCAACAGGTGCGTCTAAAGAACGAATCGAAAAGCTTCCACAAACAGAGCTTGTGTCAGACAAGGGCTATGAAATTCTGTACTTCACAGAGGACATTGACGAGTTTGCCATTAAAATGCTGATGAACTATAAAGAAAAAGAGTTCAAAAATGTTTCCAGTGGCGATTTAGGGATTGATTCAGAAGAGGATGATAAACAAACAGAATCCGAGCAGGAAGCAAACAAAGATCTGTTTGAAGCGATGAAGGAAATCCTAGCTGACAAAGTTTCGGCTGTGAAGGTGTCTAAACGCTTGAAAACCCATCCAGTCTGCTTATCCTCTGAAGGAGAAGTCACCATTGAGATGGAGAAAATCCTCAGCCAGATGCCGGACAACCAAAACGTAAAAGCAAACAAAGTGCTAGAAATTAACACGAACCATGAAGTGTTCGCGTCACTGAAAAATGCGCATGAAGCTGACCGTGAGAAGCTTGCGTTATACACAAACCTACTCTACAGCCAGGCCTTGCTAATTGAAGGTCTTCCAATTGAGGATCCAGTTGAATTTACGAATGATATTTGTAAAGTGATGGTTTAA
- a CDS encoding 2OG-Fe(II) oxygenase, with product MKKLNTKNTALKEQAIFPHEGTTIFTDDREIQVIAKVEEPLIVVLGNVLSDVECDQLIQLSKDRLQRSKIGNSREIDELRTSSSMFFEDGENEFIERIEKRVAQIMGVPVEHGDGLQILNYQIGQEYKAHYDYFTSIHRPVKNPRISTLVMYLNDVEEGGETYFPKLNFSVAAKKGTAVYFEYFYDEQRLNELTLHGGAPITKGDKWAATQWMRRKPQR from the coding sequence ATGAAAAAATTGAATACGAAAAATACAGCGCTAAAAGAACAAGCTATTTTTCCACATGAAGGGACAACCATTTTTACGGATGATAGGGAAATACAAGTGATTGCTAAGGTAGAAGAGCCGCTCATCGTCGTTTTAGGAAATGTTTTAAGTGACGTTGAATGTGATCAACTAATACAGCTATCAAAGGACAGACTACAGCGTTCAAAAATTGGCAACTCTCGCGAAATAGATGAGCTCCGCACAAGCAGCAGTATGTTTTTTGAAGACGGAGAGAACGAATTTATAGAGCGAATTGAAAAAAGAGTGGCACAAATTATGGGAGTACCAGTGGAGCATGGTGACGGCTTGCAAATCCTAAACTATCAAATAGGACAGGAATACAAGGCGCATTATGACTATTTTACCTCTATTCATCGCCCTGTCAAAAACCCTAGAATAAGCACCCTTGTGATGTATTTAAATGATGTAGAAGAAGGTGGAGAAACCTATTTTCCCAAGCTGAATTTCTCGGTAGCTGCCAAAAAGGGAACAGCTGTTTACTTCGAATATTTTTATGATGAACAGCGCCTAAATGAGTTAACGCTCCATGGCGGCGCACCAATAACCAAAGGCGATAAATGGGCCGCGACCCAATGGATGAGACGAAAACCACAACGATAA
- a CDS encoding MFS transporter, with product MPRSLWLLVIGMAINVTGASFLWPLNTIYIHNILGKSLSVAGLVLMLNAGASVIGNLIGGVLFDKIGGYKSILIGISITITALIGMTINHSWPFFVVFLAIIGFGSGIVFPSMYAMAGSVWKEGGRKAFNSMYVSQNLGVAIGAALGGLVANIRFDYIFIANTVTYAIFFLIAMFGYKSIQANPAVQTSVLDQQKKIKDHTKLYALLTICIGYLLCWMGYVQWQTTIATHTKALGIPLTQYSILWTINGALIVLTQPLISFIVKKYTKTLKTQIIVGLVIFILSFALVGIAEQYTAFVVAMIIMTIGEMFVWPAVPTVANELAPKGREGFYQGIVNSTATGGRMLGPLMGGLLVDFYGMEMLFGVLMALVLVAIFTTSIYDRKLKKTPEAVHSLSKSAS from the coding sequence ATGCCCCGGTCTCTGTGGTTATTGGTTATTGGCATGGCAATTAACGTTACAGGGGCCTCTTTTTTATGGCCGTTAAATACCATTTATATACACAATATTCTCGGGAAATCCCTTTCTGTAGCAGGGCTTGTGCTTATGCTGAATGCGGGGGCAAGCGTGATTGGAAACCTAATTGGTGGTGTCTTGTTTGACAAAATAGGAGGCTACAAATCGATATTAATAGGAATCTCCATTACCATCACAGCGCTTATTGGTATGACCATCAACCACTCATGGCCGTTCTTTGTGGTTTTTCTCGCTATCATCGGTTTTGGGTCAGGGATTGTTTTTCCTTCTATGTACGCGATGGCAGGCTCTGTTTGGAAGGAAGGTGGCCGCAAAGCGTTTAATTCAATGTACGTTTCGCAAAATCTTGGTGTGGCAATTGGAGCGGCACTTGGCGGACTTGTAGCAAATATTCGCTTTGACTACATATTTATCGCTAACACCGTTACTTATGCGATATTTTTCCTAATTGCCATGTTTGGGTATAAGAGCATACAGGCAAATCCTGCTGTTCAAACTTCTGTCCTCGATCAACAGAAAAAAATAAAAGATCATACAAAACTTTACGCACTTTTAACGATTTGCATTGGGTACCTGCTCTGTTGGATGGGCTACGTTCAATGGCAGACAACAATTGCGACTCACACGAAGGCACTAGGAATACCACTTACACAATACAGTATTCTCTGGACCATAAACGGGGCGCTGATTGTTTTGACCCAACCGTTGATCTCTTTTATCGTAAAAAAATATACAAAAACTTTAAAAACCCAGATCATCGTGGGACTTGTCATTTTTATTTTATCTTTTGCCTTAGTTGGCATAGCAGAGCAATACACAGCCTTTGTTGTAGCAATGATTATCATGACAATTGGGGAAATGTTTGTTTGGCCAGCTGTCCCAACCGTTGCCAATGAGCTCGCACCTAAAGGGCGGGAGGGGTTTTATCAAGGAATTGTTAACTCCACCGCTACAGGCGGACGGATGCTTGGTCCGTTAATGGGTGGTTTGCTTGTAGATTTTTATGGCATGGAAATGCTGTTTGGGGTGTTAATGGCCTTAGTGCTAGTGGCGATTTTCACTACATCGATATACGACCGAAAATTAAAGAAAACACCTGAGGCCGTCCACTCATTATCCAAAAGCGCCTCTTGA
- a CDS encoding glycogen biosynthesis protein GlgD has protein sequence MKKRSKQNNPEQKTRNAENTVEMGAEYNPVQEVKKKNLKKAQPVRSKNRSENE, from the coding sequence ATGAAAAAGCGATCCAAACAAAACAATCCTGAGCAAAAAACAAGAAATGCAGAAAATACAGTAGAGATGGGCGCAGAATATAATCCCGTACAGGAAGTAAAAAAGAAAAACTTAAAAAAAGCTCAACCAGTTCGTTCAAAAAATCGCAGTGAAAATGAATAG
- a CDS encoding YtzC family protein: MATRDSVEQFIQQCEDTLRTAHAQYREAQQLEHYNGTEFTQAQEQIEATYNDLMHLSQSCNAQQREQLNRMRLQLQSLQNDMTLLRQ; the protein is encoded by the coding sequence ATGGCAACAAGAGATTCAGTCGAACAATTTATCCAGCAGTGTGAGGATACGTTAAGAACAGCACATGCTCAATACAGAGAGGCACAGCAATTAGAACACTACAATGGGACAGAATTCACACAAGCTCAAGAACAAATCGAAGCAACTTATAATGACTTAATGCACCTTTCCCAAAGCTGTAATGCTCAACAGCGTGAGCAGCTAAATCGCATGCGCTTGCAACTGCAAAGTCTTCAAAATGACATGACACTACTACGACAATAA
- a CDS encoding TIGR01212 family radical SAM protein (This family includes YhcC from E. coli K-12, an uncharacterized radical SAM protein.), with product MTHPTKHNPFPYSVEDKRYHTWNYHLRNHFGHKVFKVALDGGFDCPNRDGTVAHGGCTFCSAAGSGDFAGNRADDLLTQFHEIKTKMHHKWKDGKYMAYFQAFTNTHAPVSELREKYETVLNQEGVVGLSIGTRPDCLPDDVVQYLAELNERTYLWVELGLQTVHERTALLINRAHDFDTYVEGVNKLRKHGIRVCSHIIDGLPLENYDMMMDTAKAVAKLDVQGIKIHLLHLLKGTPMVKQYEKGMLEFLGFEEYVNLVCDQLEILPPEMIVHRITGDGPIDIMIGPMWSVDKWSVLNAIDAELKRRDSWQGKFYSATGGVLK from the coding sequence ATGACGCATCCAACCAAACACAATCCGTTCCCATATTCCGTTGAGGATAAACGATATCATACATGGAACTATCATTTACGAAACCATTTTGGACATAAAGTATTTAAAGTAGCCCTTGATGGGGGCTTTGACTGCCCGAATCGTGACGGCACCGTTGCCCATGGTGGCTGTACGTTTTGCAGTGCAGCAGGATCTGGTGATTTTGCTGGGAACAGAGCAGACGATCTTCTAACCCAATTCCATGAAATAAAAACAAAGATGCATCATAAGTGGAAAGATGGCAAATACATGGCTTATTTCCAAGCCTTTACGAATACACATGCGCCTGTTAGTGAGCTGCGGGAAAAGTATGAAACCGTGCTGAACCAAGAAGGAGTGGTAGGACTCTCCATTGGAACACGCCCTGATTGCCTGCCGGATGATGTGGTGCAGTACTTGGCAGAACTAAATGAACGCACCTATTTATGGGTGGAGCTTGGTTTACAAACGGTGCACGAACGTACCGCTCTTCTCATTAATCGTGCCCATGATTTTGATACTTATGTGGAGGGCGTGAACAAGCTGCGCAAGCATGGAATTCGGGTGTGTTCCCATATTATTGATGGGCTTCCTTTGGAGAATTACGATATGATGATGGATACTGCCAAAGCGGTTGCCAAGCTTGATGTACAGGGAATAAAAATTCATCTGTTGCATCTATTGAAAGGAACACCAATGGTAAAGCAATATGAAAAAGGGATGCTCGAGTTTTTAGGGTTTGAAGAATACGTAAACCTTGTTTGTGACCAATTAGAAATCTTACCACCTGAAATGATAGTCCATCGCATAACCGGCGATGGTCCAATCGATATTATGATCGGCCCGATGTGGAGTGTGGATAAATGGTCGGTGCTAAACGCGATTGATGCGGAGCTGAAAAGGCGTGATAGCTGGCAGGGGAAATTTTACAGTGCTACTGGTGGTGTCTTAAAGTGA
- a CDS encoding class I SAM-dependent methyltransferase — MKLERVLPYSKKILGLAVSEGDIAVDCTAGNGHDTLYLAELVGSSGQVYAFDIQEEAISSTASLLDEHHLLERASLHHTGHQHVLDIIPAEKHALIRGAVFNLGYLPGGDKEIVTVPSSTIEAIDKLLSVMKKEGVIVIVVYHGHPEGAIERDALLEYVCGLDQKRAHVLQYRFMNQVNNPPFIIAIEKK, encoded by the coding sequence GTGAAATTAGAGCGAGTACTTCCTTATAGTAAAAAGATTTTGGGTTTAGCTGTTTCAGAAGGAGATATTGCTGTCGACTGTACAGCTGGTAATGGACATGACACGCTTTATCTTGCTGAGCTTGTTGGTTCTAGCGGTCAAGTGTATGCGTTTGATATCCAGGAGGAGGCCATTTCTAGCACCGCTTCCCTTTTGGACGAGCACCACCTCTTAGAGCGTGCCAGCTTACACCACACTGGTCATCAGCATGTATTAGATATCATACCTGCTGAAAAGCATGCGCTCATTCGAGGTGCCGTGTTTAATCTTGGGTATCTTCCTGGTGGAGATAAGGAAATTGTAACAGTCCCATCAAGCACTATTGAGGCAATCGACAAGCTTTTATCTGTGATGAAAAAAGAAGGTGTGATTGTGATTGTGGTGTATCATGGTCATCCTGAAGGTGCAATAGAGCGAGATGCGCTGCTTGAGTATGTTTGTGGTTTGGACCAAAAGCGGGCCCACGTTCTTCAGTACCGTTTTATGAATCAGGTCAACAATCCGCCGTTTATTATTGCGATTGAGAAGAAGTAA
- a CDS encoding tetraprenyl-beta-curcumene synthase family protein, with the protein MKVPTHPFSLMKRVYRDVFPVVYEELDYWKRRAEEIPDRELRNQALASIESKAFHCEGGGILSLLAGADFKSAVKFIVTYQTISDYLDNLCDRSTSLCPDDFTALHESMLDALTVGNPLRDYYRYREEQEDAGYLSDLVSTCQRVLGELGSYSIIAPHLLKLARYYCDLQVHKHVAVEERVPRLEKWFSDYQADLPPMKWHEFSACSGSTLGIFCLVSQGYRETFSAEHAEKIVSGYFPYIQGLHILLDYFIDQEEDLEGGDLNFCTYYENEQELLDRLKHFMEQADVHTAGLPFEKFHRLINRGLLGVYLSDRKVSDCKDTSSMAKSIIKASGGTAYFFYVNGKAYRRFQDWRGVM; encoded by the coding sequence GTGAAAGTACCCACTCACCCTTTTTCGTTAATGAAGAGGGTGTACCGCGATGTGTTCCCTGTTGTTTATGAGGAGTTGGACTATTGGAAGAGGCGGGCAGAAGAAATTCCAGATAGGGAGCTTCGAAACCAAGCGCTTGCTAGCATCGAAAGTAAAGCCTTTCATTGTGAAGGTGGGGGAATTCTTTCGTTATTGGCAGGAGCTGATTTCAAGAGTGCCGTGAAATTTATTGTTACCTATCAGACCATCAGTGATTATCTCGATAATTTGTGCGATCGCAGTACGTCCCTTTGTCCAGACGATTTTACGGCCTTACATGAATCAATGCTAGATGCGTTAACTGTCGGAAACCCTTTACGTGATTATTATCGTTATCGGGAGGAGCAGGAGGACGCTGGATATCTTTCTGATTTGGTGTCTACGTGTCAGCGTGTGTTGGGGGAACTGGGGAGCTATTCAATAATTGCTCCACATCTGTTAAAGCTGGCAAGGTACTATTGTGATCTACAAGTACATAAGCATGTGGCCGTTGAGGAGCGGGTGCCGCGCCTTGAGAAATGGTTTTCGGATTATCAAGCAGACCTTCCACCAATGAAGTGGCATGAGTTTTCGGCCTGCTCAGGGTCCACGCTCGGAATTTTCTGTTTGGTGTCACAAGGGTACAGGGAAACATTTTCAGCAGAGCACGCGGAAAAAATTGTGAGTGGGTATTTTCCCTATATCCAAGGCCTTCATATTCTGCTGGATTATTTTATTGACCAGGAAGAGGATCTTGAGGGTGGGGACCTAAATTTTTGTACCTATTATGAAAATGAACAGGAGTTACTGGATCGCTTAAAGCACTTTATGGAACAGGCAGATGTTCATACAGCAGGGTTGCCTTTTGAAAAGTTTCACCGCCTGATTAACAGAGGCTTACTCGGCGTGTATCTCTCAGATCGAAAAGTGAGTGATTGTAAGGATACTTCGTCTATGGCAAAGAGCATCATTAAGGCTAGTGGTGGAACGGCATATTTCTTTTATGTGAACGGAAAGGCATATCGACGGTTTCAGGACTGGCGGGGTGTAATGTAA